A genomic region of Camelus ferus isolate YT-003-E chromosome 11, BCGSAC_Cfer_1.0, whole genome shotgun sequence contains the following coding sequences:
- the RPP30 gene encoding ribonuclease P protein subunit p30: MAVFADLDLRAGSDLKALRCLVENAAHLGYSVVAINHVVEFKEKKQEIEKPVAVSELFTTLPIVQGKSKPIKILTRLTIIVSDPSHCNVLRATSSRVRLYDIVAVFPKTEKLFHVACTHLDVDLVCITVTEKLPFYFKRPPINVAIDRGLGFELVYSPAIKDSTMRRYTIANALNLMQVCKGKNVIISSAAERPLEIRGPYDVANLGLLFGLSESDAKAAVSTNCRAALLHGETRKTAFGIISTVKKPRSSEADDDALPACKKAKCEG; this comes from the exons TGGGCTATTCAGTTGTTGCCATCAATCATGTTGTtgaatttaaggaaaagaaacag GAAATTGAAAAACCAGTAGCTGTTTCAGAACTCTTTACAACTTTGCCAATTGTGCAG GGAAAATCAAaaccaattaaaattttaacGAGACTGACGATCATCGTTTCAGATCCATCACACTGCAATGTTTTG AGAGCAACTTCTTCAAGGGTCCGGCTGTATGATATCGTTgcagtttttccaaagacagaaaaactTTTTCAT GTTGCTTGTACACATTTAGATGTGGATTTAGTCTGCATAACCGTAACAGAGAAACTACCATTTTACTTCAAAAGACCCCCTATTAATGTG GCAATTGACCGAGGCTTGGGCTTTGAACTTGTCTACAGCCCCGCTATCAAAGACTCCACAATGAGAAGGTACACAATTGCCAATGCCCTCAACTTGATGCAGGTCTGCAAAGGAAAG aatgtAATTATATCTAGTGCTGCAGAAAGG CCTTTAGAAATAAGAGGCCCGTACGATGTGGCAAACTT AGGGCTGCTGTTTGGGCTGTCTGAAAGTGATGCCAAGGCTGCGGTGTCCACCAACTGCCGGGCAGCGCTTCTCCATGGAG AAACTAGAAAAACTGCTTTTGGAATTATTTCCACGGTGAAGAAGCCTCGGTCATCAGAAGCAGATGATGATGCTCTTCCGGCCTGCAAGAAAGCCAAGTGTGAGGGCTGA